The following proteins come from a genomic window of Venturia canescens isolate UGA chromosome 4, ASM1945775v1, whole genome shotgun sequence:
- the LOC122409790 gene encoding multidrug resistance-associated protein 5-like isoform X1 translates to MKKIYRHRGEIDSMAECDDRNSKIVPLVNGISVNATIKPYRRSASWARYGNALKNLIPVRTNQKPTGSMPIDDAGLYSTIFGAWLTKYLWKAYRQGGSNLRDLPTISPYDTCEYNSQRLEILWNEEVARHGMNAASFGKAAWRFNRTRCLASCIILTVAIILGFLSSVLLMRKLLEFIESSEGTIGEGIKWAFLLSLCDMTRTMLLTWSWNNNYRTALRFKNAYLGMLYRKIIRLNDFGSKSSGKLINMMSNDGQRMFDACVFAPTIIGGPIVTICGITYILWILSPMALFGILAFFLFYPIQYSISRLNGYFKSKSIKISDERVSAVNEILDCIKLIKMYAWEEPFRLNLMDVRTREKRWLHRITYTRSFGISLSPTIPVISAIVAFLAHVAGGNNLTAAQVFPFVTLLNTQIRHMLSFVEISITSIIEARICCERFKSTLVMEESHYHIPKPIVKTQALSIVNGTFTCEANEEFVETKKDKKSNTKKRRDGNMNAQDTSENLLPAQKRVEILKEITFEASKGKLIGICGHVGSGKTSLLLAALGQMRLASGQLARDGSCAYVSQQAWILHATFRENVVFGETFDSERYHTAIDSCCLRQDLNSFPAGDETEIGERGINLSGGQKQRVALARAFYSDRDIYFLDDPLSAVDAHVGAYIFDNLIHGALKGKTILFVTHQVQYLNRCDEIYMMSNGRIVEHGVHKELMDANNKYATMVKSMIRKAEQASSNEDDSFETENNEKNIFSSEVQAVDDDKDTENGKSAPSASIMVPDKLETGNITSQTYLAYIQAAGGYFVAFFLLLTFTLNVGSTAFSSWWLAHWIKASSGPAAVDRRNETISSSSILDNPDHGYYETIYGICILVILVTSGLRSLGLTRASIRASTSLHNCVFAKVLSSPMQFFETTPRGRIQNLFSRDTDEVDTHLPISLEGLLQNSLICIFSLGFICAVIPWFVIVIIFLGCIFYYIGKVFRIALRDLKRFESSTRSPVFSFATATVQGLDTIHAFEKENDFIKQFQGYLDVNGGCQYICNIALRWLAVRFDTLAGIATGTTALLVVFLKGQVPPALAGLAMSYSGQMSGVFQFTMRTFSETELRFISVERINHYLKTLIDENKGTKPSTTPLVDWPRNGQIEFEDVELKYRDNLPTVLNRISFRIEANEKIGIVGRTGSGKSSILVALFRLVESSRGKIKIDGVDTSEIDLKCLRSNISIIPQDPVLFNASVRFNLNPHGDRSEYDLWTVLEKTQLKEKVRSMPGQLNGMIEAGGVNLSMGERQLLCLARALLRKSKILVLDEATAAVDPETEAIVQTTIQREFSECTILTIAHRLQTVLSCDRILVLDNGDVVEFDTPSKLLDDPYSEFSKMIDAADKAIKGSRHYQYSR, encoded by the exons ATGAAGAAGATATACAGGCACAGAGGAGAAATAGATTCCATGGCAGAGTGTGATGACAG AAACAGTAAAATTGTACCACTTGTCAATGGAATTTCTGTCAATGCTACAATAAAGCCATATCGCAGGAGCGCAAGCTGGGCAAGATATGGCAATGCTCTGAAAAATCTTATTCCTGTACGCACAAATCAAAA ACCAACAGGATCAATGCCAATTGATGATGCAGGCTTGTATTCTACAATATTCGGAGCTTGGCTGACAAAGTATTTGTGGAAGGCATACCGCCAAGGTGGTTCAAATCTTAGAGATTTGCCTACCATTTCACCGTACGATACATGCGAATATAATTCACAAAG GCTCGAAATATTGTGGAACGAGGAAGTTGCAAGGCATGGCATGAATGCAGCATCGTTTGGCAAAGCAGCTTGGCGATTCAATAGAACGAGATGTCTCGCATCCTGTATTATTCTTACTGTCGCCATAATACTGGGTTTTCTCAGTTCC GTTCTGTTGATGCGAAAACTACTGGAATTTATTGAATCGAGTGAAGGAACGATTGGGGAAGGAATAAAGTGGGCATTTTTATTGTCGTTGTGCGACATGACTCGAACGATGCTTCTTACTTGGAGCTGGAACAACAATTACAGGACTGCGCTAAGATTTAAAAACGCGTACTTGGGTATGCTGTATAGAAAGATCATAAGACTTAATGATTTTGGTAGCAAAAGTTCAGGCAAG TTAATAAATATGATGTCAAACGATGGCCAACGCATGTTCGACGCTTGCGTCTTCGCCCCAACTATAATCGGTGGACCAATCGTAACAATTTGTGGAATTACGTACATATTATGGATATTAAGTCCAATGGCGTTGTTTGGGATATTagcgttttttttgttctatcCCATTCAG TATTCGATATCTCGATTGAATGGCTACTTCAAATCGAAGAGCATCAAAATATCCGACGAAAGAGTATCGGCGGTCAACGAAATATTGGATTGCATAAAGTTGATCAAGATGTACGCCTGGGAAGAACCTTTCCGTTTGAATCTCATgg ATGTACGAACGAGGGAAAAGCGATGGCTACACAGAATTACGTACACCAGAAGTTTCGGAATATCATTGTCCCCTACGATCCCTGTGATTTCAGCGATTGTCGCTTTTCTCGCTCATGTAGCTGGAGGTAATAATTTGACTGCGGCTCAG gTATTTCCGTTTGTAACGCTTCTCAATACGCAGATTCGGCATATGTTATCATTCGTCGAAATATCGATAACTAGTATCATTGAGGCAAGGATTTGTTGCGAGAGATTCAAG AGCACACTTGTGATGGAAGAATCACATTATCACATTCCTAAACCAATCGTTAAAACTCAAGCACTTTCTATCGTAAATGGGACATTTACGTGTGAAGCTAATGAAGAATTCGTCGAAactaaaaaagataaaaaatcgaatacaaA AAAGAGACGAGATGGAAATATGAATGCCCAAGATACGAGCGAAAATTTACTGCCAGCACAAAAAAGAGTGGAAATACTGAAAGAAATAACGTTCGAGGCGTCGAAAGGTAAATTAATTGGTATTTGCGGCCATGTAGGAAGCGGAAAAACGAGCTTGTTGCTCGCCGCGCTTGGACAAATGCGTCTGGCATCAGGACAACTGGCGAGAGATGGTTCTTGCGCTTACGTCAGCCAACAGGCTTGGATTTTACACGCAActtttcgggagaatgttgTGTTTGGTGAAACTTTCGATTCGGAGCGTTATCACACTGCCATCGATTCGTGTTGTCTTCGACAAGatttaaattcttttcctGCTGGTGACGAAACCGAAATTGGCGAAAGAGGAATTAATTTATCTGGAGGACAAAAGCAGCGAGTCGCACTTGCTAGAGCATTTTATTCTGATAG agatatttattttctcgatgaTCCGCTGAGTGCCGTGGACGCTCACGTTGGAGCTTAtatttttgacaatttgatTCATGGAGCGCTCAAAGGAAAGACAATTCTTTTTGTCACTCACCAAGTTCAG TATTTGAATCGCTGTGACGAGATTTACATGATGAGTAATGGAAGAATTGTGGAGCACGGTGTCCACAAGGAACTTATGGATGCGAACAATAAATATGCCACTATGGTTAAAAGTATGATTCGCAAAGCAGAGCAAGCATCGAGCAACGA GGACGACAGTTTCGAGACtgagaacaatgaaaaaaacattttttcttccgaaGTTCAAGCAGTAGATGACGACAAGGACACAGAAAATGGCAAATCTGCTCCAA GCGCATCTATAATGGTACCGGACAAATTGGAAACAGGCAATATCACGAGCCAAACTTATCTCGCTTACATTCAAGCCGCAGGTGGTTATTTCGTCGCattctttttacttttaacGTTTACATTAAACGTTGGTAGTACAGCATTTAGTTCTTGGTGGTTAGCTCACTGGATCAAAGCCAGTTCCGGA CCCGCAGCCGTTGATCGAAGAAACGAAACAATATCATCCAGCAGCATATTGGATAATCCTGATCATGGCTATTACGAGACTATTTATGGGATTTGCATTTTGGTAATTTTAGTGACGAGTGGTCTTCGAAGTTTAGGATTGACTCGAGCTTCGATTCGAGCCTCAACAAGTTTGCACAATTGCGTTTTCGCTAAAGTACTCTCATCTCCgatgcaatttttcgaaactACCCCTCGAGGGCGAATACAAAATCTATTTAGCCGTGACACGGATGAAG TCGATACTCATTTGCCGATATCTCTCGAAGGACTCTTGCAAAACAGTCTTATTTGCATATTTTCGTTAGGATTTATTTGCGCCGTTATTCCGTGGTTCGTCATAGTTATCATTTTTCTTGGGTGCATATTTTATTACATAGGAAAAGTTTTTCG AATTGCGCTCAGGGATCTTAAGCGTTTCGAGAGCAGCACACGATCGCCTGTATTCAGTTTTGCCACAGCGACTGTCCAAGGGTTGGACACAATTCACGCtttcgagaaagaaaatgatttcatAAAACA ATTTCAGGGATATCTCGACGTGAACGGCGGATGCCAATACATCTGCAATATTGCACTTCGATGGTTGGCCGTGAGATTTGATACTCTCGCCGGTATAGCGACAGGAACAACAGCTCTCCTCGTTGTTTTTCTCAAAGGTCAAGTTCCTCCAGCTCTTGCAGGACTCGCAATGTCTTACAGTGGACAAATGTCGGGTGTCTTTCAATTCACAATGAGGACTTTTTCCGAAACTGAATTGCGCTTCATCAGCGTCGAGAGAATAAATCACTACTTGAAG ACATTGATAGACGAAAACAAAGGTACAAAACCATCTACTACGCCCCTCGTTGATTGGCCTCGGAATGGTCAAATTGAATTCGAAGACGTTGAACTGAAATACAGAGATAATTTGCCAACGGTTCtgaacagaatttcattccgTATAGAGGCCAACGAAAAAATAG gaATCGTTGGTCGTACCGGATCAGGAAAGAGTTCAATTCTGGTTGCTCTGTTCAGACTCGTAGAGAGTTCGAGAGGTAAAATAAAGATCGATGGTGTAGACACGTCCGAAATAGACCTGAAATGTTTAAGGAGTAACATTTCGATAATTCCCCAAGATCCCGTTCTTTTTAATGCAAGTGTGAG attcaaTTTGAATCCGCACGGTGACCGTTCCGAATATGATTTGTGGAcggttcttgaaaaaacaCAACTGAAGGAGAAAGTGCGAAGTATGCCAGGCCAGTTGAACGGCATGATCGAAGCTGGTGGTGTTAATTTGAGTATGGGCGAAAGGCAACTTTTGTGTCTTGCCCGCGCTCTCCTTAGGAAAAGCAAg ATACTCGTATTGGACGAAGCAACTGCGGCGGTCGATCCAGAAACTGAAGCGATTGTACAAACCACGATACAACGAGAATTTTCTGAATGCACAATATTAACGATCGCTCATCGACTTCAGACGGTTCTAAGTTGCGACAGAATTCTCGTTCTGGATAACGGTGACGTTGTCGAATTCGATACACCATCGAAATTATTGGACGACCCTTATTCTGAATTCTCGAAGATGATCGATGCCGCTGACAAAGCGATCAAAGGATCTCGCCACTACCAATACTCACGCTAA
- the LOC122409790 gene encoding multidrug resistance-associated protein 5-like isoform X2, protein MKKIYRHRGEIDSMAECDDRNSKIVPLVNGISVNATIKPYRRSASWARYGNALKNLIPVRTNQKPTGSMPIDDAGLYSTIFGAWLTKYLWKAYRQGGSNLRDLPTISPYDTCEYNSQRLEILWNEEVARHGMNAASFGKAAWRFNRTRCLASCIILTVAIILGFLSSVLLMRKLLEFIESSEGTIGEGIKWAFLLSLCDMTRTMLLTWSWNNNYRTALRFKNAYLGMLYRKIIRLNDFGSKSSGKLINMMSNDGQRMFDACVFAPTIIGGPIVTICGITYILWILSPMALFGILAFFLFYPIQYSISRLNGYFKSKSIKISDERVSAVNEILDCIKLIKMYAWEEPFRLNLMDVRTREKRWLHRITYTRSFGISLSPTIPVISAIVAFLAHVAGGNNLTAAQAFPITVFFSNYMKQALSILRDATRFYFECKIAFMRMKSTLVMEESHYHIPKPIVKTQALSIVNGTFTCEANEEFVETKKDKKSNTKKRRDGNMNAQDTSENLLPAQKRVEILKEITFEASKGKLIGICGHVGSGKTSLLLAALGQMRLASGQLARDGSCAYVSQQAWILHATFRENVVFGETFDSERYHTAIDSCCLRQDLNSFPAGDETEIGERGINLSGGQKQRVALARAFYSDRDIYFLDDPLSAVDAHVGAYIFDNLIHGALKGKTILFVTHQVQYLNRCDEIYMMSNGRIVEHGVHKELMDANNKYATMVKSMIRKAEQASSNEDDSFETENNEKNIFSSEVQAVDDDKDTENGKSAPSASIMVPDKLETGNITSQTYLAYIQAAGGYFVAFFLLLTFTLNVGSTAFSSWWLAHWIKASSGPAAVDRRNETISSSSILDNPDHGYYETIYGICILVILVTSGLRSLGLTRASIRASTSLHNCVFAKVLSSPMQFFETTPRGRIQNLFSRDTDEVDTHLPISLEGLLQNSLICIFSLGFICAVIPWFVIVIIFLGCIFYYIGKVFRIALRDLKRFESSTRSPVFSFATATVQGLDTIHAFEKENDFIKQFQGYLDVNGGCQYICNIALRWLAVRFDTLAGIATGTTALLVVFLKGQVPPALAGLAMSYSGQMSGVFQFTMRTFSETELRFISVERINHYLKTLIDENKGTKPSTTPLVDWPRNGQIEFEDVELKYRDNLPTVLNRISFRIEANEKIGIVGRTGSGKSSILVALFRLVESSRGKIKIDGVDTSEIDLKCLRSNISIIPQDPVLFNASVRFNLNPHGDRSEYDLWTVLEKTQLKEKVRSMPGQLNGMIEAGGVNLSMGERQLLCLARALLRKSKILVLDEATAAVDPETEAIVQTTIQREFSECTILTIAHRLQTVLSCDRILVLDNGDVVEFDTPSKLLDDPYSEFSKMIDAADKAIKGSRHYQYSR, encoded by the exons ATGAAGAAGATATACAGGCACAGAGGAGAAATAGATTCCATGGCAGAGTGTGATGACAG AAACAGTAAAATTGTACCACTTGTCAATGGAATTTCTGTCAATGCTACAATAAAGCCATATCGCAGGAGCGCAAGCTGGGCAAGATATGGCAATGCTCTGAAAAATCTTATTCCTGTACGCACAAATCAAAA ACCAACAGGATCAATGCCAATTGATGATGCAGGCTTGTATTCTACAATATTCGGAGCTTGGCTGACAAAGTATTTGTGGAAGGCATACCGCCAAGGTGGTTCAAATCTTAGAGATTTGCCTACCATTTCACCGTACGATACATGCGAATATAATTCACAAAG GCTCGAAATATTGTGGAACGAGGAAGTTGCAAGGCATGGCATGAATGCAGCATCGTTTGGCAAAGCAGCTTGGCGATTCAATAGAACGAGATGTCTCGCATCCTGTATTATTCTTACTGTCGCCATAATACTGGGTTTTCTCAGTTCC GTTCTGTTGATGCGAAAACTACTGGAATTTATTGAATCGAGTGAAGGAACGATTGGGGAAGGAATAAAGTGGGCATTTTTATTGTCGTTGTGCGACATGACTCGAACGATGCTTCTTACTTGGAGCTGGAACAACAATTACAGGACTGCGCTAAGATTTAAAAACGCGTACTTGGGTATGCTGTATAGAAAGATCATAAGACTTAATGATTTTGGTAGCAAAAGTTCAGGCAAG TTAATAAATATGATGTCAAACGATGGCCAACGCATGTTCGACGCTTGCGTCTTCGCCCCAACTATAATCGGTGGACCAATCGTAACAATTTGTGGAATTACGTACATATTATGGATATTAAGTCCAATGGCGTTGTTTGGGATATTagcgttttttttgttctatcCCATTCAG TATTCGATATCTCGATTGAATGGCTACTTCAAATCGAAGAGCATCAAAATATCCGACGAAAGAGTATCGGCGGTCAACGAAATATTGGATTGCATAAAGTTGATCAAGATGTACGCCTGGGAAGAACCTTTCCGTTTGAATCTCATgg ATGTACGAACGAGGGAAAAGCGATGGCTACACAGAATTACGTACACCAGAAGTTTCGGAATATCATTGTCCCCTACGATCCCTGTGATTTCAGCGATTGTCGCTTTTCTCGCTCATGTAGCTGGAGGTAATAATTTGACTGCGGCTCAG GCTTTTCCGATCACAgtgtttttctcaaattaCATGAAGCAGGCACTATCGATCCTCAGAGATGCAACTCGGTTTTACTTTGAGTGCAAAATAGCATTTATGAGAATGAAg AGCACACTTGTGATGGAAGAATCACATTATCACATTCCTAAACCAATCGTTAAAACTCAAGCACTTTCTATCGTAAATGGGACATTTACGTGTGAAGCTAATGAAGAATTCGTCGAAactaaaaaagataaaaaatcgaatacaaA AAAGAGACGAGATGGAAATATGAATGCCCAAGATACGAGCGAAAATTTACTGCCAGCACAAAAAAGAGTGGAAATACTGAAAGAAATAACGTTCGAGGCGTCGAAAGGTAAATTAATTGGTATTTGCGGCCATGTAGGAAGCGGAAAAACGAGCTTGTTGCTCGCCGCGCTTGGACAAATGCGTCTGGCATCAGGACAACTGGCGAGAGATGGTTCTTGCGCTTACGTCAGCCAACAGGCTTGGATTTTACACGCAActtttcgggagaatgttgTGTTTGGTGAAACTTTCGATTCGGAGCGTTATCACACTGCCATCGATTCGTGTTGTCTTCGACAAGatttaaattcttttcctGCTGGTGACGAAACCGAAATTGGCGAAAGAGGAATTAATTTATCTGGAGGACAAAAGCAGCGAGTCGCACTTGCTAGAGCATTTTATTCTGATAG agatatttattttctcgatgaTCCGCTGAGTGCCGTGGACGCTCACGTTGGAGCTTAtatttttgacaatttgatTCATGGAGCGCTCAAAGGAAAGACAATTCTTTTTGTCACTCACCAAGTTCAG TATTTGAATCGCTGTGACGAGATTTACATGATGAGTAATGGAAGAATTGTGGAGCACGGTGTCCACAAGGAACTTATGGATGCGAACAATAAATATGCCACTATGGTTAAAAGTATGATTCGCAAAGCAGAGCAAGCATCGAGCAACGA GGACGACAGTTTCGAGACtgagaacaatgaaaaaaacattttttcttccgaaGTTCAAGCAGTAGATGACGACAAGGACACAGAAAATGGCAAATCTGCTCCAA GCGCATCTATAATGGTACCGGACAAATTGGAAACAGGCAATATCACGAGCCAAACTTATCTCGCTTACATTCAAGCCGCAGGTGGTTATTTCGTCGCattctttttacttttaacGTTTACATTAAACGTTGGTAGTACAGCATTTAGTTCTTGGTGGTTAGCTCACTGGATCAAAGCCAGTTCCGGA CCCGCAGCCGTTGATCGAAGAAACGAAACAATATCATCCAGCAGCATATTGGATAATCCTGATCATGGCTATTACGAGACTATTTATGGGATTTGCATTTTGGTAATTTTAGTGACGAGTGGTCTTCGAAGTTTAGGATTGACTCGAGCTTCGATTCGAGCCTCAACAAGTTTGCACAATTGCGTTTTCGCTAAAGTACTCTCATCTCCgatgcaatttttcgaaactACCCCTCGAGGGCGAATACAAAATCTATTTAGCCGTGACACGGATGAAG TCGATACTCATTTGCCGATATCTCTCGAAGGACTCTTGCAAAACAGTCTTATTTGCATATTTTCGTTAGGATTTATTTGCGCCGTTATTCCGTGGTTCGTCATAGTTATCATTTTTCTTGGGTGCATATTTTATTACATAGGAAAAGTTTTTCG AATTGCGCTCAGGGATCTTAAGCGTTTCGAGAGCAGCACACGATCGCCTGTATTCAGTTTTGCCACAGCGACTGTCCAAGGGTTGGACACAATTCACGCtttcgagaaagaaaatgatttcatAAAACA ATTTCAGGGATATCTCGACGTGAACGGCGGATGCCAATACATCTGCAATATTGCACTTCGATGGTTGGCCGTGAGATTTGATACTCTCGCCGGTATAGCGACAGGAACAACAGCTCTCCTCGTTGTTTTTCTCAAAGGTCAAGTTCCTCCAGCTCTTGCAGGACTCGCAATGTCTTACAGTGGACAAATGTCGGGTGTCTTTCAATTCACAATGAGGACTTTTTCCGAAACTGAATTGCGCTTCATCAGCGTCGAGAGAATAAATCACTACTTGAAG ACATTGATAGACGAAAACAAAGGTACAAAACCATCTACTACGCCCCTCGTTGATTGGCCTCGGAATGGTCAAATTGAATTCGAAGACGTTGAACTGAAATACAGAGATAATTTGCCAACGGTTCtgaacagaatttcattccgTATAGAGGCCAACGAAAAAATAG gaATCGTTGGTCGTACCGGATCAGGAAAGAGTTCAATTCTGGTTGCTCTGTTCAGACTCGTAGAGAGTTCGAGAGGTAAAATAAAGATCGATGGTGTAGACACGTCCGAAATAGACCTGAAATGTTTAAGGAGTAACATTTCGATAATTCCCCAAGATCCCGTTCTTTTTAATGCAAGTGTGAG attcaaTTTGAATCCGCACGGTGACCGTTCCGAATATGATTTGTGGAcggttcttgaaaaaacaCAACTGAAGGAGAAAGTGCGAAGTATGCCAGGCCAGTTGAACGGCATGATCGAAGCTGGTGGTGTTAATTTGAGTATGGGCGAAAGGCAACTTTTGTGTCTTGCCCGCGCTCTCCTTAGGAAAAGCAAg ATACTCGTATTGGACGAAGCAACTGCGGCGGTCGATCCAGAAACTGAAGCGATTGTACAAACCACGATACAACGAGAATTTTCTGAATGCACAATATTAACGATCGCTCATCGACTTCAGACGGTTCTAAGTTGCGACAGAATTCTCGTTCTGGATAACGGTGACGTTGTCGAATTCGATACACCATCGAAATTATTGGACGACCCTTATTCTGAATTCTCGAAGATGATCGATGCCGCTGACAAAGCGATCAAAGGATCTCGCCACTACCAATACTCACGCTAA